Proteins encoded in a region of the Patescibacteria group bacterium genome:
- a CDS encoding glycosyltransferase family 2 protein: MISIIIPIYNQADKLPECLDSILNQTHKDYEVIIIDDGSTDNIQKVIDKYKKNLKFKILNLKLNEGAPAARNRGFKESRGGYLFFCDADAVLAPEALETMLKALESHPEASYAYSSFFWGRKLFKLGQFSEEKLKAGPCIHTMSLIRRENFPGSGWDESIKKLQDWDLYLTMLARGYKGFWIDKILFKIKPGGTISSWLPSFAYKLMPFLPTAKKYREAVKIIKNKHHLL, from the coding sequence ATGATTAGCATTATTATTCCAATTTACAACCAAGCGGACAAACTGCCTGAATGTTTAGACAGCATTCTTAACCAAACACATAAAGATTATGAAGTGATTATTATTGATGATGGTTCAACGGATAATATTCAAAAAGTTATTGACAAATATAAAAAAAATTTAAAATTTAAAATTTTAAATTTAAAATTAAATGAAGGCGCGCCCGCGGCCCGAAACAGGGGATTTAAGGAAAGCAGGGGGGGGTATTTGTTTTTTTGCGATGCGGATGCGGTTTTGGCTCCGGAAGCCCTGGAAACGATGCTTAAAGCCTTGGAGAGCCATCCGGAAGCAAGCTATGCCTACTCCTCTTTCTTTTGGGGCAGAAAACTTTTTAAATTAGGTCAGTTTTCCGAAGAAAAACTGAAAGCCGGCCCCTGTATCCATACCATGTCCTTGATCAGGCGGGAAAATTTTCCCGGAAGCGGTTGGGATGAATCCATAAAAAAACTTCAGGACTGGGACCTGTATCTGACAATGCTTGCCAGGGGATACAAGGGTTTCTGGATTGATAAAATCTTGTTTAAAATCAAGCCCGGGGGAACAATAAGCTCCTGGCTGCCTTCTTTCGCCTATAAATTGATGCCGTTTTTGCCAACGGCCAAAAAATACAGGGAAGCGGTGAAGATAATAAAAAATAAACACCATTTGCTTTAA
- a CDS encoding DUF192 domain-containing protein, giving the protein MLKKIIFFSGFLAILTIAVSATIFFPDTEKRTKKVKINNTEIGVEIAETPNERYLGLSNRDSLCQNCGMLFAFPDKKERAFVMRGMLFPIDIIWIDGEKIVKIDEELPLPVSADPEEYKSGQPVNYVLEVGSGFCKKNNFKAGDRVEYLK; this is encoded by the coding sequence ATGCTTAAAAAAATAATATTTTTTTCCGGATTTTTGGCGATTTTAACTATTGCTGTTTCAGCGACCATTTTTTTTCCCGACACGGAAAAAAGAACGAAAAAAGTCAAAATAAATAACACTGAAATCGGGGTAGAAATTGCCGAAACGCCGAATGAGCGATATTTGGGCCTGTCCAACAGGGATAGCTTATGCCAAAATTGCGGAATGCTTTTCGCGTTTCCGGATAAGAAAGAAAGGGCCTTTGTTATGCGCGGAATGCTTTTCCCTATAGATATCATCTGGATTGATGGGGAAAAAATTGTTAAAATAGACGAGGAGTTGCCCTTGCCTGTTTCCGCGGACCCGGAAGAATATAAAAGCGGCCAGCCGGTTAATTATGTTCTGGAAGTAGGCAGTGGCTTTTGTAAAAAAAATAACTTTAAAGCCGGGGATAGGGTGGAATATTTGAAATAA
- a CDS encoding O-antigen ligase family protein translates to MENFFDKKTKLIFLFIFLAELFSIFAFLLPNFGTAAFFAITALVLVLSVIKVEYGILILLAELFIGSKGYLFYFESGGTAISIRIALWLIVLAVWLGKFLVNWARNKQRPELELGEKNIYFHYFPPKAGQPLADIISRQRRVSLWLILFLFIAWGVVNGFLNHNDFGNIFFDFNGWLYFALIFPIYGFAEKKENIRDLGRVFLAAMSWLAVKTFFLLFAFSHDSSGLILELYRWVRTTGVGEITAIQGGFYRIFFQSHIFILLGFFILLAFFPRWPPKNKKLFIIHYSLFILSLSVILVSFSRSFWVGLSAGLLFYYLVIIFEEKTKTILKISVVLLATGAAAVVVIFAIVKFPYPSPLGGFDTSSLFSERLSKTDEAAISSRWQLLPPLWAAIKKAPILGTGFGTTVTYQSKDPRILETNVDGQYTTYAFEWGWLDIWLKLGFLGLISYIVLMAKIAYDGLRAKNRLGFGLAIGLVVLAAVSFFSPYANHPLGIGYLIIAAATAERLKTDTNLA, encoded by the coding sequence ATGGAAAATTTTTTTGATAAAAAGACAAAACTTATATTTTTGTTTATATTTTTGGCGGAATTATTTTCAATTTTCGCTTTTTTGTTGCCCAATTTCGGAACCGCCGCTTTTTTTGCCATTACCGCCCTGGTCTTGGTTTTATCTGTTATCAAGGTGGAATATGGCATCTTAATATTGCTCGCTGAACTTTTTATAGGTTCCAAGGGTTATTTATTTTATTTTGAAAGCGGCGGAACGGCAATTTCCATCCGCATCGCTCTCTGGCTTATTGTTTTGGCGGTTTGGCTGGGGAAATTTTTGGTAAACTGGGCAAGGAATAAACAGCGCCCCGAATTAGAATTAGGCGAAAAAAATATTTATTTTCATTATTTCCCGCCAAAGGCGGGTCAGCCTCTGGCTGATATTATTTCCCGCCAAAGGCGGGTCAGCCTCTGGCTGATATTATTTTTATTTATCGCTTGGGGAGTAGTTAACGGCTTTCTGAACCATAATGATTTTGGCAACATATTTTTTGATTTTAACGGTTGGCTTTATTTTGCTTTAATCTTTCCCATCTACGGCTTTGCGGAGAAAAAAGAAAATATTCGCGATTTAGGCAGGGTATTTTTAGCCGCCATGTCTTGGCTGGCCGTTAAAACTTTCTTTCTCCTTTTCGCTTTTTCCCATGATTCATCCGGCCTGATTCTTGAACTTTACAGATGGGTGCGGACTACCGGCGTTGGCGAAATCACGGCGATTCAGGGCGGCTTTTACCGCATATTTTTCCAGTCGCATATTTTCATCCTCCTTGGCTTCTTCATCCTCTTAGCCTTCTTTCCCCGCTGGCCGCCAAAAAATAAAAAATTATTCATTATTCATTATTCATTATTCATTTTATCCCTGTCCGTAATCCTTGTGAGTTTTTCCCGCAGTTTCTGGGTCGGTTTAAGCGCTGGCTTACTATTTTATTATTTGGTTATAATCTTTGAAGAAAAAACAAAAACCATCCTAAAAATTTCCGTGGTTTTGCTGGCAACCGGGGCGGCAGCCGTGGTTGTTATTTTTGCCATTGTCAAATTTCCTTACCCCAGCCCATTGGGCGGTTTTGACACAAGTTCCCTTTTCTCTGAACGCCTGAGCAAAACCGATGAAGCGGCCATTTCTTCCCGCTGGCAGCTTCTCCCTCCTTTATGGGCAGCTATAAAAAAAGCGCCGATTTTGGGAACTGGGTTCGGAACTACGGTTACCTACCAGTCAAAAGACCCGCGAATTCTGGAAACTAACGTTGACGGCCAATATACCACTTATGCCTTTGAATGGGGCTGGCTTGATATTTGGTTAAAACTCGGTTTTCTTGGGCTCATATCGTATATAGTCCTGATGGCAAAAATCGCCTATGACGGTCTAAGAGCGAAAAATCGGCTTGGCTTCGGTCTGGCAATCGGTCTGGTTGTTTTGGCGGCCGTAAGTTTTTTCAGCCCCTACGCCAACCACCCCTTGGGCATCGGCTATCTGATAATCGCCGCGGCAACCGCAGAGAGATTAAAAACGGACACAAACCTTGCCTAA
- the greA gene encoding transcription elongation factor GreA, translating into MPDQIISQEGYDKLKKELDYLTNVRRKEIADRIEKAKELGDLSENAEYQDAKDEQAFNEGRVMEVTNLLKNLTIVEDKRTKKNEVVMGSKLTVKNSNGEKEYTIVSFNEADPLAGKISNESPLGVAFLGRKKGDKVKVNTPKGEVEYEIIKIE; encoded by the coding sequence ATGCCTGACCAAATAATATCCCAAGAAGGTTATGACAAATTAAAAAAAGAGCTGGATTATTTAACAAATGTCAGGAGAAAAGAAATCGCGGATAGGATTGAGAAGGCCAAAGAGTTAGGCGATTTAAGCGAGAACGCCGAATACCAGGACGCCAAAGACGAACAAGCCTTTAATGAGGGCCGGGTTATGGAAGTGACAAATTTGCTCAAAAATCTGACCATAGTGGAGGATAAGCGCACTAAAAAAAATGAAGTTGTTATGGGCTCAAAATTAACTGTAAAAAACAGCAACGGGGAAAAAGAATACACGATTGTAAGTTTTAACGAAGCTGACCCTCTCGCCGGAAAAATTTCTAATGAATCCCCCTTAGGTGTTGCTTTTCTTGGCCGAAAAAAAGGGGACAAAGTAAAAGTTAATACCCCTAAAGGCGAAGTTGAATACGAAATAATAAAAATTGAGTAA
- a CDS encoding class I SAM-dependent methyltransferase: MAVDNVWKKDAFCSGYFARVKINTDNVHYGWLAPGEKDLKLLGCVKGKKILEIACGAAQNSIALAKQGAICTGIDISPAMLRRAKILAEDNRIKIELLEGDCSDLLKVLNHPGSYFDIIISSYGVCLLGEIGEIFRQINFFLKMDGNFTFCGTHPQQIPLGWKKDEATDATDNGGWQENYLTINEAISCLSKAGFLVRRIVEQITINPSHIPEAERNGFPYVLLNPDPRFDEGSERPHTIIYSCQKVETVPF, translated from the coding sequence ATGGCTGTTGATAATGTTTGGAAGAAAGATGCTTTTTGTTCTGGTTATTTTGCGAGAGTAAAAATAAACACTGACAATGTACACTATGGCTGGCTTGCTCCAGGAGAGAAAGACCTTAAGTTATTGGGATGTGTGAAGGGAAAGAAAATTTTAGAAATAGCTTGCGGGGCAGCCCAAAATTCTATTGCCTTGGCTAAGCAAGGCGCTATTTGTACGGGGATTGATATCTCCCCTGCTATGTTGCGAAGAGCCAAAATTTTAGCCGAAGATAATAGAATTAAGATTGAACTTTTAGAGGGAGATTGCTCTGATCTTCTAAAAGTTTTAAATCACCCGGGCAGTTATTTCGACATTATAATTTCTAGTTATGGTGTTTGTTTGCTTGGGGAAATTGGAGAGATATTCAGACAGATTAACTTTTTCCTGAAAATGGATGGTAATTTTACGTTTTGCGGTACTCATCCCCAGCAAATTCCTTTAGGCTGGAAGAAAGATGAGGCTACTGACGCAACAGATAATGGAGGATGGCAGGAGAATTATTTAACTATAAATGAAGCTATCTCCTGTCTTAGCAAAGCCGGATTTTTAGTAAGAAGAATAGTGGAACAAATTACCATTAATCCGTCTCATATACCGGAGGCGGAGAGGAATGGATTTCCCTATGTTCTTCTGAACCCGGATCCCCGTTTTGATGAAGGCAGTGAACGTCCTCATACTATTATCTACTCTTGCCAAAAAGTAGAAACCGTGCCCTTTTAA
- the lysS gene encoding lysine--tRNA ligase produces MPNANKVNEYKERIKKLANLKKEGINPYPARTKRTHLIKAVILNFSKLEETKEKISLTGRLRGLRSHGNLTFANLEDESGKIQIALSKKEIGDKDYKTFVKFIDIGDFVGIEGECFLTHKGEKSVLAKNWKVLAKTLRPLPDKWSGLRDEEERFRKRYLDILFNPEVKEMIAKRAKFWQATREFLIKKGFLEVETPVLETTTGGADARPFITHHNALDLDVYLRISCGELWQKKLMVAGLEKVFEIGRIFRNEGMDSEHLQDYSQMEFYWAYADYEEGMKLVEEMYKYIAQEIFGALKFKIRGFEVDLGKKWERYDYRQIIKKQTGIDILKTNEKEIKAKLDKLGVEYDKKGFNITRAIDNLWKYCRRQIGGPGFLVGAPITVSPLAKRDEKNPEIAQRFQVILAGSELGNGYSELNDPTDQAQRFREQQELREAGDEEAQMFDKDFVEALEYGMPPTCGFGFSERLFAFLMDKPMRETQIFPLMKPKN; encoded by the coding sequence ATGCCTAATGCCAACAAGGTAAACGAATATAAAGAAAGAATTAAAAAATTAGCCAATTTAAAAAAAGAAGGCATAAATCCATACCCGGCCCGAACCAAAAGAACGCATTTAATAAAAGCGGTCATTTTAAATTTTTCTAAACTGGAAGAAACGAAGGAAAAAATATCTCTCACTGGCCGCTTGCGCGGCCTGCGTTCCCACGGCAACTTAACCTTTGCCAATTTGGAAGACGAAAGCGGTAAAATCCAGATCGCCCTCTCTAAAAAAGAAATAGGGGACAAAGATTATAAAACTTTCGTGAAATTTATAGACATAGGCGATTTTGTCGGAATAGAGGGGGAGTGCTTTTTAACGCATAAGGGCGAAAAGAGCGTTTTGGCGAAAAATTGGAAAGTACTGGCTAAAACTCTGCGGCCTCTGCCTGACAAATGGTCGGGCCTTAGAGATGAAGAAGAGCGATTCAGAAAAAGATATTTAGACATTCTTTTTAATCCGGAAGTAAAAGAAATGATAGCCAAAAGAGCTAAATTCTGGCAGGCCACCCGGGAATTTTTAATTAAAAAGGGATTTTTGGAGGTGGAAACTCCTGTTTTGGAAACTACTACGGGCGGAGCTGACGCCCGGCCGTTTATAACTCATCATAACGCCTTGGATTTAGACGTCTATCTGCGGATATCCTGCGGCGAACTTTGGCAGAAAAAATTGATGGTGGCCGGCTTGGAAAAGGTTTTTGAAATCGGCCGGATTTTTCGGAATGAAGGCATGGACTCGGAGCACCTTCAGGATTATTCCCAAATGGAATTTTATTGGGCTTATGCTGATTATGAAGAAGGGATGAAATTAGTGGAGGAAATGTATAAATATATTGCCCAGGAAATTTTCGGCGCGCTTAAATTTAAAATCAGGGGATTTGAAGTTGATTTGGGAAAAAAATGGGAAAGATACGACTATCGCCAGATTATAAAAAAACAAACCGGAATTGATATTTTAAAAACAAATGAAAAGGAAATAAAAGCTAAATTGGATAAACTGGGCGTGGAATATGATAAAAAGGGCTTTAATATTACACGAGCTATTGACAATCTCTGGAAATACTGCCGTAGGCAGATTGGCGGGCCGGGGTTTTTAGTCGGAGCGCCGATTACGGTCTCGCCCCTGGCTAAACGGGATGAGAAAAACCCGGAAATTGCCCAGCGCTTTCAGGTAATCCTTGCCGGCTCAGAGCTTGGCAACGGCTACAGCGAATTAAACGACCCGACTGACCAAGCGCAAAGATTCAGGGAACAGCAGGAACTGCGCGAAGCCGGGGATGAAGAAGCCCAAATGTTTGACAAGGATTTTGTGGAGGCTTTGGAATATGGCATGCCTCCGACCTGCGGTTTTGGCTTTTCCGAACGTCTTTTCGCTTTTTTAATGGATAAACCGATGAGGGAAACCCAAATTTTCCCCTTGATGAAACCGAAAAATTAA
- a CDS encoding HDIG domain-containing protein encodes MDLGVNYKQAEELLNKYIKDDIVKMHCLESEAIMRELAKHFNENEEIWGIIGLLHDIDWDLTKNNPKEHTVKAVEILKEAGASDFLIETIVSHGYGNEFCGINQDKARTAKIQHALAAAETLTGLIIACALVQPDKKLASVKPESLKKKFKTRAFAAKCDREIILECEKIGLSLDEFLEIGLKALQRISDKLGL; translated from the coding sequence ATGGACTTAGGCGTAAACTATAAACAAGCTGAAGAGTTATTAAATAAATACATCAAGGATGACATCGTAAAAATGCATTGCCTAGAGAGCGAAGCCATAATGCGGGAACTGGCCAAGCATTTTAACGAAAACGAGGAAATCTGGGGTATTATTGGTTTGCTTCATGATATTGATTGGGATTTAACTAAAAATAATCCCAAAGAGCATACGGTAAAAGCCGTGGAAATTTTAAAGGAAGCCGGCGCTAGTGATTTTTTAATTGAAACCATTGTTTCGCATGGCTATGGCAACGAATTTTGCGGAATTAACCAAGATAAAGCAAGAACCGCAAAAATTCAGCATGCCTTAGCCGCGGCTGAAACTTTAACCGGCTTAATCATCGCTTGCGCCTTAGTCCAGCCGGATAAAAAATTAGCTAGCGTCAAGCCAGAGTCTTTAAAAAAGAAATTTAAAACCAGGGCCTTCGCCGCCAAGTGCGACCGCGAGATTATTTTGGAATGCGAAAAAATAGGATTGTCTTTGGATGAATTTTTGGAAATTGGCTTAAAGGCTTTGCAGAGAATTAGTGATAAATTGGGTTTATAA